The Deinococcota bacterium genome contains the following window.
GCATCGGCGCGGCGGTGGTGGCCTTCGTGTCGGGTCTGGCCTTCGACATCACCGGCATCATGGCCGGCCTCACCTTGGCCGGCCTGGGCCTGTTCATCTTGCCCAACCGCCGCCAAAAGGCCAAGCGTGAGTTGCACCTGCGCATGCAGGAGCTGCGCGACCGCCTGGACGGCAGCCTGCGCGAGGAGTTCGAGACCGAGATGGAACGCTCGATGGACCGGCTGAGCGTCGCCATCACCCCCTATACCCGCTTCGTGAGGAGCGAGCTGGAAAGGCTCGAGGGCCTGCAACAGGAGTTCTCGAGCGTGAGCGACAGCCTGCAGAGGCTCAGGGCGGAGATCGAGAGTCTGGCCTAGAGGCGCCACCGCCACGCCGAGCGCGGGGCACAAGGCCGGAGCCCGTGCAGTGATAGACTCCCTGGCGTGACCAAGGCCCACCCCCGCATCGCCTACCAGGGCGTCCCCGGCGCCTTTAGCGAGCAGGCCAGCCTGCAGTTCTCCCCTCAGGCCGAGGCCGTCGGCTTCAGCTCCTTTCGTCAGGCCTTCGCCGCGGCCTTGGACGGTGACTGCCGTTACGCCTGCCTGCCCGTCGAGAACTCCCTGGCGGGCTCTATAAACCAGACCTACGACCTGCTGACCGACTCGCCCCTGCACGTCGTCGGCGAGCAGGTCGTGCGGGTCCACCACAACCTGCTCGTCAAACCGGGCGTGGGCTTTGCGGACATCCGGCGCGTCTACAGCCACCCGCAGGCTCTGGAGCAGTGCAAGGCCTTCTTGCTCAAGCACGGCTTCGAGGCGGTCACCGACTTCGACACCGCGGGCGCCGCCAAGCTGCTCTCAGAAAACGGCGGTGGTGGCGAGGCTTCACGCAGTGAGGGCAAGGCGGCCATCGCCAGCAGGCGCGCCGCCGAGATCTACCGCTTGGACATCCTCGCCGAGAACATCGAGGACAAGGACTTCAACTACACCCGCTTTTTCATCCTCGGCGCGGAGGAGGCGCTGAGGGGCGAGGGCAGGCAGAAGACCAGCCTGGTGCTCGCCACCCGCCACCGGCCGGGCGACCTGGTCGCCTGCTTGGAGGAGTTTCCCAAGCACGGCATCAACATGACCAAGATCGAATCGCGCCCGCGGCTCGACAAGCCCTGGAGCTACCTCTTCTACATCGACATCGAAGGGCATATCGAAGACGACCAGGTCCGGTCGGCCTTCTCCGGGCTCATGCGCAAGGCCGCCATGGTCAAGTTTCTGGGCTCCTACCCCGCCGCGCCGTCCGTGCTCGAGGACTAGCGGAGCATGGTCTAGACTGGAGCCATGAGAGACGCCGACAGCGCGCCAGATCCTACAGACGACCAGGCCGACACCATCAGCCCCGACACCATCAGCCTAGGCGACGCCCTCAAGCTGGCGGGCCTGGCCGCGACCGGCGGCCAGGCCAAAAGGCTCATCCAGAGTGGGCAGGTCAAGGTGAACGGCGCGGTGGAGACGCGCCGCAAGCGCAAACTGAGCCCCGGCGACGTGATCGAGACGGGCGGCGAGAGCTTCGAGCTCGAGCTTTCAGACAAGCCCTGAAGACTTCTCGGGCCACAGGCTCGGCTCCGCCTGCTAACATGTCTGGACGCCGAGGCTTGGGTCGAGAAGGCTTGTTCGGCAGAACCAAGTTTCGTCAACCGCGCGGGCTCGAGGGGAACTCGTCAAGCTCTCCCTCGCGCTGAAGGACCGGCCGACCTTTCGCTCAATGTCGCCCGCTAGGCGGTGTCGCTGGCGCTCGAGGGGCCGCGGCCAAAAGGAGCTGACCCACATCTGGACGGGCGCGCTCCTCCACGACATCGGCAAGCCCTACGGCCTTGGTCGGTTCTCGAGAAAGGGTGTGATAGGATGAAATCACTTATCGCTTTGGTATTGGTTGTCGCTTTGGCGGCGTGTGGGGGTGTTGGCCGTACTCTCTCAGGAAACTGGTCCGGCACCGTAAACGTCAGTGGAGCAGGCCCCGGCACGGCAACCATGTCGATCTCTCAGTCAGGTGACGGCTTTGTCGGCACTTGGCAGATCGCCTTTGCAGAAGGAGAGAGCAGCGGGTCTCTAGAGGGAGTTGTGATCGGTGACTCAACTGTAACAATGCAACTCTACCCGTCAAGCCCTTCTGCTTGTCCTTACCAGGTCGCCGCGACCTGGTCGGCCAATACGCTATCGGGAAGCTATGAAACCTTCAACTGCTCAGGGCGCGTTTCTGGAAGGTTGGACCTACAAAAGCGCTAGTCTGTTTTCTGCAGCTCGCGGCTTGAGCGCCTGCGAGGCGGCACCACACTTCATCTTGGCTTCGTCGCTCGGACTATCGAAGAAGGACGGTTCGAGAAGACTCTGAGCTGACGAGTGAGGGAGGGGCTGGCTGGGGAGCTGGCTTCTCCTTTTTGCCGGGTAGTCTGCCGGGCGGTCCGGGGTCGTTGGAAACAGCCTGAGCTTGACCGCCTTTGTCCGCACGCTATTGCCGCGTTGGGCAAAACGTGCAAGGCTAGCGTGTGGCAAAAAGCAGCCGGGTCAAACCCAAAGTGAGCTTTTTGGACGCCTATCTGGAGGGCCGGCTCGGTTCCTTCTTCTCCCTTGCGCCAAGCGAGACCCAGGCGGCTCTGGCACGCCAGCGCGCTTCGCCCCGCCCCGAGCTGGCCTCGGCGCTGGGCCGCTACGCGCGCAAGCTCGGGGCGCCGGAGGAGGCGGTGGCGTCCATCGGTCGGCTCGAGCAGCCGGGGAGCCGGGCGGTGGTCACCGGCCAGCAGCCGGGACTCCTGCTCGGCCCCATCTATACCCTTTCCAAGGCCGTCACGGCCGTCCGCCTGGCGCAGCGGCTGTCCTCGGAGGATCGCCCCGTGGTGCCCGTCTTCTGGCTCGCCAGCCAGGACCACGACAGCGCCGAGATCGACCATGCTTACCTTCTCGATGTGGAGGAGCGCCTGTTGCGGCCGTCCTTGCCTTTTCCCGAGGGGCAACCCTCGGGGCGCGTGGCGTTCACGCCCGAGTGGCAGGATAGCCTCGAGGCGCAACTTCTTGAAGCTCGAACGCCTACCGTCTACCGTGACGAGGTGCTGGCTCTGCTGCGCGAAGCCGCGGCGCTGTCTGACACGGTCGCCGACGTATTCGGCGCGCTCCTCTACCGCCTCCTGGGGTCTCAAGGGCTTGTCGTTCTCAACCCGCTGGAGCCCGATGTGGCCCCGCTCTTCGGCAAGGTGCTGGCGAGGGAACTGGAGCAGCCGCTCGAGTCCTCGCGCCGCATCAACGCGGCGGGAGAGAGCTTGAGCGCCCTCGGCTACGCGCCGCAACTCGGCCGGGCGCCGGGCGCGACCAACCTGTTCCTCGAGCAGCGTAAGGACGGGCAGCCCCGCCGCGAGCTTCTCCACGCCGACGGGGATGGCTTCTACACCTCGAGCGGCCGCTACACCAGCCGCTATTCCAAAGGCGAACTGGCCGAGCTGCTCAGGGACGAGCCGGCCCGCATCACGCCCGCCGCCGGCCTACGCCCCATCACCCAGGACGCTGTTCTGCCCACGGCCCTGCTGGTGGTCGGGCCGGGCGAGCTGCGCTACTTTGCCCAGCTGAGAGAGGTCTACGCTCTGCACGAGGTCGCCATGCCGCTCGTCTGGCCGCGGGCGACGGCGACGCTGGTCGAGCCGCCCATCAGGCGCATCCTCGACAAGTACGGCCTGACGGTGGACGAGGTTCAGCGCCGTCCCGACGCCTCCTCTCAGAGGGTGCTGCTGGACCTTCACGGCCACGGCGAGGTCGTCACGCGCTGTCTCGCTGAGATGGACGAGGCTGTGGCGGGGCTGCTCGAGCACCTCGGCGCGGTCGACCCCACCTTGAAGCGCAGCATCAGGCGCACCGACGAACGTCTCCGCCTCGGCGTCGAGCGCTTAAGGAGCAAGGCCGCGGCGGCCATCGCCAAGCAGGACGAGATCACCTCGCGCCAGCTTGGGCGAC
Protein-coding sequences here:
- a CDS encoding RNA-binding S4 domain-containing protein, with the protein product MRDADSAPDPTDDQADTISPDTISLGDALKLAGLAATGGQAKRLIQSGQVKVNGAVETRRKRKLSPGDVIETGGESFELELSDKP
- the pheA gene encoding prephenate dehydratase gives rise to the protein MTKAHPRIAYQGVPGAFSEQASLQFSPQAEAVGFSSFRQAFAAALDGDCRYACLPVENSLAGSINQTYDLLTDSPLHVVGEQVVRVHHNLLVKPGVGFADIRRVYSHPQALEQCKAFLLKHGFEAVTDFDTAGAAKLLSENGGGGEASRSEGKAAIASRRAAEIYRLDILAENIEDKDFNYTRFFILGAEEALRGEGRQKTSLVLATRHRPGDLVACLEEFPKHGINMTKIESRPRLDKPWSYLFYIDIEGHIEDDQVRSAFSGLMRKAAMVKFLGSYPAAPSVLED
- the bshC gene encoding bacillithiol biosynthesis cysteine-adding enzyme BshC: MAKSSRVKPKVSFLDAYLEGRLGSFFSLAPSETQAALARQRASPRPELASALGRYARKLGAPEEAVASIGRLEQPGSRAVVTGQQPGLLLGPIYTLSKAVTAVRLAQRLSSEDRPVVPVFWLASQDHDSAEIDHAYLLDVEERLLRPSLPFPEGQPSGRVAFTPEWQDSLEAQLLEARTPTVYRDEVLALLREAAALSDTVADVFGALLYRLLGSQGLVVLNPLEPDVAPLFGKVLARELEQPLESSRRINAAGESLSALGYAPQLGRAPGATNLFLEQRKDGQPRRELLHADGDGFYTSSGRYTSRYSKGELAELLRDEPARITPAAGLRPITQDAVLPTALLVVGPGELRYFAQLREVYALHEVAMPLVWPRATATLVEPPIRRILDKYGLTVDEVQRRPDASSQRVLLDLHGHGEVVTRCLAEMDEAVAGLLEHLGAVDPTLKRSIRRTDERLRLGVERLRSKAAAAIAKQDEITSRQLGRLERHLLPGGQPQERVLSPFSPFLKFGVRHVMARLLSLEPEGEQVLDL
- a CDS encoding Dynamin family protein; this encodes IGAAVVAFVSGLAFDITGIMAGLTLAGLGLFILPNRRQKAKRELHLRMQELRDRLDGSLREEFETEMERSMDRLSVAITPYTRFVRSELERLEGLQQEFSSVSDSLQRLRAEIESLA